In Macrobrachium nipponense isolate FS-2020 chromosome 41, ASM1510439v2, whole genome shotgun sequence, the following proteins share a genomic window:
- the LOC135212846 gene encoding uncharacterized protein LOC135212846: MSEATPEKRKREEDDDYNGDGAVDGDFIHRCIKLKDPETIRMTIRQRRYWEFTHTEDGMLSYLIPLNWLEFFTYTTKGTDGTPGKTVRWDKVDTIAENFGLKIHKAGIVMHSLIPMQQALTVQSGTAVGTLTMNTTPYLEIYKDSNCTYGGCQSKDGTTFQLKDWLWNPQIQQFGEGKEY; this comes from the coding sequence ATGAGTGAGGCAACACcggaaaagaggaaaagagaagaagacgacgactacAATGGAGATGGAGCAGTAGATGGAGACTTCATCCATAGGTGCATCAAACTCAAAGACCCTGAAACTATACGTATGACTATTCGACAACGACGCTACTGGGAATTCACGCACACAGAAGACGGAATGCTAAGCTACCTCATTCCACTCAATTGGCTTGAATTCTTTACCTACACAACCAAAGGAACTGATGGCACGCCCGGTAAAACTGTAAGATGGGATAAAGTTGATACCATCGCAGAAAATTTTGGCTTAAAAATCCACAAAGCCGGTATAGTGATGCATTCTCTTATTCCCATGCAACAAGCGCTTACAGTGCAATCAGGAACGGCTGTGGGAACGCTCACCATGAATACGACCCCTTACTTGGAAATATACAAAGACTCAAACTGCACCTATGGTGGTTGTCAATCGAAAGATGGAACTACTTTTCAGTTAAAAGATTGGCTGTGGAATCCCCAGATACAACAGTTTGGTGAAGGAAAAGAATACTAA
- the LOC135212847 gene encoding uncharacterized protein LOC135212847, protein MSTHLSDREQCQTRVPGPVQPIDNTGASDRPAQPLPDPSEQCLEQEDTPEFLEFIDRVNEEKLPNSSDGMDNLALSLTDSGRIPTTTSTTNLASYPVGDTTGKGTMDRPIFVGISDAENDSHFDTASNLIPTGGAITSTDVGNSGNKRHRLERTDSRYSSSESEADITITNVVHGTSKRQKYLDGRGLGEDTDDQQMEEEPPYWTFVIRQRPKPKSGKPPTFTCTNHGDHWHITFQSDPSNKARKRSIICNFLGLSDAARLEGTASTVIIRNIKQWILYLIRYGIDRISFFGAGHTVFKNILRYFRNNPTGTDAVDGPCPYMESKREERREKSQSLNKIDEFKFIDTLCTEKKSSSVFDLLRKLSKQEFKILYGTLGSSYKEKLKAIMVFNNTQKRNLYKGKPFEFILEKASTTPGETKNVEWLEYMFKENKICIAEFLAWTKIVAEEKLNKINTLILQGPTGTGKSLTLNCLIGKLNMGIVTRCGDQNQFCFQNLLNKSYALFEEPRLSEQTVDDYKLLLEGADFEVNAKHSDPELMQRIPIFISTNKPIDNWVPPADGDALYSRTKTFILRKEIKGFSDKHSNQFGLNPPPGRITSSDFLLLFEKYKA, encoded by the coding sequence ATGTCTACACACCTTAGCGACAGAGAACAATGCCAAACACGAGTTCCTGGACCAGTACAACCCATCGATAATACTGGAGCAAGTGATAGACCTGCCCAACCATTACCTGATCCATCTGAACAATGTCTCGAGCAAGAAGACACGCCAGAATTTCTCGAATTCATTGACAGAGTTAATGAAGAAAAACTCCCTAACTCCTCGGATGGCATGGATAACCTGGCTTTATCCCTCACTGATAGTGGAAGAATACCAACTACAACATCAACAACTAACCTTGCCTCATATCCTGTTGGGGACACAACTGGAAAGGGAACAATGGATCGACCAATATTCGTGGGAATTTCCGACGCAGAGAATGATTCACATTTTGACACTGCCTCTAACCTCATCCCAACAGGAGGAGCGATCACTTCCACCGATGTTGGGAATTCCGGAAATAAACGACATCGACTGGAACGAACCGATTCAAGATATTCAAGTTCCGAGAGCGAAGCAGACATCACAATTACCAACGTTGTACACGGGACTTCCAAACGACAGAAGTACTTGGACGGAAGGGGACTGGGAGAGGATACGGATGATCAACAAATGGAAGAGGAACCACCCTACTGGACGTTCGTCATCCGGCAACGACCAAAACCAAAATCAGGAAAACCACCAACATTCACCTGTACGAATCACGGTGACCACTGGCACATCACCTTCCAATCAGACCCCTCAAATAAAGCGAGAAAACGCTCCATCATCTGCAATTTTCTGGGATTATCTGATGCAGCCCGCCTCGAAGGAACAGCATCAACAGTTATCATCAGAAATATCAAGCAATGGATTTTGTATCTTATCAGATACGGTATCGACAGGATTTCGTTTTTTGGTGCTGGCCATACCGTATTTAAAAACATTCTCCGATACTTTAGAAATAACCCTACTGGAACGGATGCAGTAGACGGACCATGTCCATACATGGAATCTAAAAGAGAAGAAAGACGAGAAAAGTCTCAAAGTCTTAACAAGATAGATGAATTTAAATTTATAGACACACTATGTACTGAAAAGAAATCATCGAGTGTATTTGACCTGCTCAGGAAACTGTCCAAACAAGAATTCAAGATTCTGTATGGAACACTAGGAAGTTCGTATAAAGAAAAGCTCAAGGCGATCATGGTCTTCAACAACACACAAAAGCGAAATTTATACAAAGGCAAACCTTTTGAATTTATATTGGAGAAGGCTTCAACAACACCAGGTGAAACTAAAAACGTAGAGTGGCTCGAGTACatgttcaaagaaaataaaatctgtaTCGCCGAATTCTTGGCATGGACGAAGATTGTAGCTgaagaaaagttaaataaaatcaacACACTTATTCTGCAAGGACCTACGGGGACCGGAAAATCTCTGACACTCAACTGCCTCATTGGAAAGTTAAACATGGGCATCGTGACGAGATGTGGCGACCAGAACCAGTTCTGCTTCCAGAACCTCTTAAATAAGTCTTACGCATTATTTGAAGAGCCGAGACTTTCTGAACAAACGGTAGATGATTACAAGTTACTGTTAGAAGGagcagattttgaagtaaatgcGAAACACTCAGATCCTGAATTGATGCAGAGGATACCAATCTTCATATCTACAAATAAACCAATTGATAATTGGGTGCCACCGGCTGATGGAGATGCCCTGTACTCCAGAACCAAGAcattcattctaagaaaagaaataaaagggttCTCAGACAAGCATTCTAATCAGTTTGGTCTCAACCCTCCACCAGGACGGATCACTTCTTCAGACTTCTTGCTactttttgaaaaatacaaagcaTAG